In Drosophila bipectinata strain 14024-0381.07 chromosome 2R, DbipHiC1v2, whole genome shotgun sequence, one genomic interval encodes:
- the geminin gene encoding geminin: MSTGAARVYIQVESEAEQQEHLKQQRKTLKPLQGNVNLNDKENLTGPGRASIVDQLSRLKAGVQVTPKYGKRKCVDSSSATSTSKDADTQTEDVALATPQRDADKPITAEDLTSESEPGENYYKLLAEQRRLALENSLTENRHLHERIEGLEEEMDTMRKELDEAKNLVEVLKEICDEDNSDPEEDEAADNQE; the protein is encoded by the coding sequence ATGTCTACGGGCGCTGCCAGAGTCTACATCCAAGTTGAGAGCGAGGCCGAGCAGCAGGAGCATCTGAAGCAACAACGCAAGACCCTGAAGCCCCTGCAGGGCAACGTGAACCTCAACGACAAGGAGAACCTAACGGGTCCAGGCCGAGCCTCCATCGTGGATCAGTTGAGTCGCCTGAAGGCTGGCGTCCAAGTAACGCCCAAGTACGGGAAGCGCAAGTGTGTGGACTCGAGTTCAGCAACATCGACCTCGAAGGACGCGGACACACAGACCGAGGACGTGGCTTTGGCGACGCCACAACGCGATGCTGACAAGCCCATAACGGCTGAGGATCTTACCAGTGAAAGTGAGCCCGGCGAGAACTACTACAAGCTCCTCGCGGAGCAGCGACGACTAGCACTAGAAAATTCGCTGACGGAAAATAGGCATCTGCACGAGCGCATCGAGGGTTTGGAGGAAGAAATGGACACAATGCGAAAGGAGCTAGACGAGGCCAAGAATCTGGTGGAGGTGCTAAAGGAGATCTGTGACGAGGACAACAGCGACCCCGAGGAGGACGAGGCTGCTGACAACCAAGAATAA